The nucleotide window GAAATATTGATAACATGTTTTGATCCTTTATCTTGAACTGTGCACTTCAAATGTTTTCAGGAAATGCAGCATTATGTTCCAGTTAATGCACGTTTATGTTAATCAAATATATAGTGTCTCTAATGCTACTAATTGACTGTAGGATGGACAGGAGTTTGCTACCAGTTATACAACTTTGTTTCAACAGCAAATGAAACCATTTTTACAGTTTCAAAAAAATTCTGATCCAGAACTGAAGCTTTACAAATCACTTAACAGTAACTTTGTAAAAtctgaaaagcaatttttatttgaattgcATTCTAGCTCTAACAGAATAGTATTACACTGTCAAATGAGTTGTGccatatattttacataattgAGGATCTTGTGCAGAAATTAAACTCCGGATCTGGCAAACTCAAACATAAATCTGATGAGGACTGAATGCCAGCTGTGTGCAAAAAGGGTGAAGGAACCAGTCTGAACATGATACTGAGGATCAGCTCCGCAGACATTGCTCTTGGCTCTTGGAAAAAGCCCACTGGGAGCAATAGAGGCATTTAGATGTGCTCAGAGACTACAGATTTATCCTATTTGATAGAACTCTGAATACCAAGACCTATGTGCGTCTCCCTAAGGACTATGTCACTTACTTGCAAAGTAAATAACTGAAATGTTTCCTTGGTGTTTACTTTTCTTATGCTTCCAAATATGATTTAGAGAtaagcatttaaataaaaactgcCTTTTAAACAAATACCTTAGAATCTTAGCTGTGTCATAATTGGACAGTTCAAACTACAATTCAGTACAAATAATTATCAATATTtaacagagggagaaaaaggaagaaaagaagataagTACTGAGACTAGTCTTCATAAGTGTATTGATGAAAGTGTAAATTAAAGTGTCAGGACACTTTTCAATACAATGTAACTAAACAGACATGGTTTCAAAAAGTTCAAACAATTCACAAAGTTTATTGGCAGTCTTAAACATTACTATATGAAGAAAGGGGAGGTTAAAGTTTGCGTCTGTATAGTGACCATGCTTCTTCTGAATTCTAGTAACAGAAGAGAATTTTAAGAACAACTCTGTATACCTACAAAATCTTACCTTCAGCTGCCATAAAACTTCTGACAGagaaaagcctttttatttGTTCTGATTCTAGACTGTAAATCCTGGAAATAGAAAGTAAATGCTGAAATTTAGTCTGTCAAGTACAAATTGTACAGACATCGATACTTTCTTTTAACATACAATCAAAAATGGCTGCAGAGAGAAGGTAATTTGGGAGAACAATAGTTGGAAACAAAAGTTTCACTAACATGCCAATGTATACTAACttgtttaatatttcttttaacatGGCACTCCACCTAGCCAAAGGTGAAATACAGGTTTGAAGGGGAAAGTACAGCTACTACTAGTAAATGACAGGTAATTTACTGTGAGTGAGACCACAAATTATAGACAGCTTTATCATGGTAGAGGCCTGGTTTGCCACACTAATGACTGTCTGAGAAAGAGGTACTTTTATCTAGGTTATAATGAGATATCTCAAGGAGATGAAATGTACAAATGGGAGGGACAAAACAGCTGGGTAAGACAGGGACATAATGGTAAgattggaagaaaaaagaagaactCCTTTATATTAAAATTCAGCAAGGGTATCTGTGATCTCTATGAGGAAACTGACTGCATTTTTGACATTACCCAACGCTTACCACCTAAATAAATAACAATTACAcacatattttaatataataagCTCTGATTCCAGCTCCCACAAACCAATTGAAGCATATTTCAACACAATTCCACTTATAATAAAAAACAGATGGTCAAGGAAATAGATGTCTCTTTGTGATCTGATATACATGTCTGTAGACATTTACAATATGCATGCATTTCCAGAGAATGCTGAGCAAGTTAAattgggaaatgggaatttttttcttaatgggCATGCGCAAACAAAGAGTTcgattcaagaaaaaaataagctgtGACAAAGACGCAATTATCCTATCAGGCCTAtctgttttcaaataaatatcacatCACAGCATCAAGTTAAACACTAGTCAGATAACTTTGGAAATAGCTTGCTGCAGGGAAACATCACTCATATGTGAGGTGGCTGAGGGTCAGGTGATTTTCAGATCTCTTCCCTCTTTGACGGAAGACCTGAGGTTAGCAATGGCTGGTCTTCAGAAATTCATTATACAGACAAGACATCCCGCAGCAACACAGGGTTAGAGATTTATTTGAGGTCTTCTAAATCTCAGATTGCATTTTATACAGACATCAACAGTAAGCCAATGCCAATGGCATCATATAGCTGCATTGGTCCCAGGGAAATTATGCACAAAAATCAGCAGAGAAATGTGCTACAACAAAGGTGGATGGAAGAGTCTCACTCAAAAAGAGAATATCTTTGCAGGACCTCTAAGACAAGAGGTATAGAATAAAAGAGTTCAAGAGTTCAACAGCATTCAAAATTAGGTTGAGGAAGATTAAAACTACACAAATTTAACCGTTCATTTGAGGGATCTTGCTAGTTCCTTGGATTTCATACCATTTCTTTTCCACTATATAATTTACTTCAGGCTTACAAAGGGTTCCATATTGTCAGGAATAGAGAATTAAGACTTCTCTTTTGTGAAACATCAAACCTAAATTTAAGTACCAATTTCTGACATGCAGGAACCATATTCTTGAACGAGATTTAATATCCGAGTCCATTCCAGTCCTGGACCTGTCTGctcaaatttaaaaaagaaactagaTATACTTGAATGTTCTGTTTTCTCCCACTAAGAGGATGCTGAACAGCCCTAAATCTCAGTTTATGTTTATTTTGTACCATCATAGCAACCAGTGAGACATTGACAGAATGCATCAGTAAACTTGTCCAAGGGGGCCAATAATGACCATTGGGAACAGGACCAGTTTGACAAGTATAATTTCATATAAACCATCATGTAATCATCAGATGATAAATACTTTCTGGAATTAACCATTTGGGCTGGAGTCAAACTGGTGAGTTGGAGGTGAAAAGCTCTCTGTTCTATTACTAATCCCCTGAGCTATAGAGGCCCCAGCTGGTGCTTCTGCAAAGGTTCACACAGCTTTTTTTGAAAGGCCACAAAAATAGTTACAATATCTTTTTAATgtaaaccaaatcaaaacacacacaaaaaaaccccttccaCAGTTTCAAGAACAgttacatttttcttaaaataatctcTCTGAAAGTAGCAGACTGTACACATTTTACAAGAATAAACAAACTTATCTAATATTTATCCACAAATTGGGAGTCAGAGATTATTAGTGCAAATTTCTGCTGACCAGCAGCATTTATTCTATAAACTTTGGGTATCCTAAGTGGTCCATCAGTGAACAACAGATATCTTCAATCTGTCTAATCTCTTCATGGGGCATGTTTTGTTTCCAGGCATGAATGCTACTTGGTGAAATTTCCCCTTCATAAGGAAGATAGAAAAGACTGGTGGAGGTGGCAAATAAAATTTGGTTTAAGttagcaggaggaagaggaataCCAAGAAAGGCAAAAATTGTTTCAGCTGTCTTCTGAGGAAAGCTCACAATATCTTCAAACTTGACCAGCTGATAATTTGTTGGCAGCAAGTCCCTGTTTATcctcattgctgctgctgtgtttgctaGCCATAAATAAGACAACAGAGAAATAGCATTTGAATTAGaatttgaaatttcttttcttagtGATTCAAACTCAGAGGCATAGCCTTCATTTAAACTACATTTTTCTTTACCATTCTCCCCTTTAAACATTGCAGCCACGTGTTGTGGAATATTTTTCAAGGAGTAAAGGCTTGGCTTATTTTTGTACAACATTGAATAGACCCATGCCCGTGGGTCTCTCACTACATATAACGCTCTCATTGATGGTCCTAAGATTTCCTGAAAGAAGGGAAGCTTTAATGTCCAGCTCCCACTGGTTAAACTAAGCACAGGTCGTGCATTAGGATAATAGACAAGGTGTCTTCTCAGCTCCCTAATATATTCAGCATCTTTTTCTTGACTCCCTCTTGCCCTGTTTCTTTGCTCTAACAGGGATTCTCTCTTTTTGgaccttttctttttgtctttgcttAATGCAGAATGCTGAGCAATTTTACTTCTGCTAGCTTCATATAAATGAATGTTTTGTAAATGCAACTTCGTGTCTTGAACTAGAGACTGGAGCCACCCTTGTATAAGACGAAAATTACCATTCTGGACATCAGAAACCTTCCATTCACATGGATCTACAAAGGAATCAATTTCAAATTCAGTCTCAGGAATTTCAAGATAGGGTGTAGGTATCCTGATGTATAAGAAGTCACTGGTATTGAAAAACAgctgttttaaaatttctgcaCCAGAAGTGGGAAGTGAAGTAATTATAACATCTGGCAAAACGACAGGGTTTCCTTCTAATTGTTTGGCTTTATTGCCTTTATCACGTTCTAGCCTTGTCATGTCAGTGCTCCACTTTGCACAGATGGGCTGAGTACACATGCTCCACACATCCACCAATTCAATAAGCCACAGTGTAACAACCAGTATCAGGATCCAACGCAACATTTTGCCAAAGGATATGTAAAACCTCCACTGAAAAGCCAGTATGACCAAACTGACACCCAAAATTAATCCTGCAATTATGTTCACTTTGAATCCAAATGGGAAAACTACCCTATTATTTTTCATATCTTTTTTCACAGATTCAGTACCAAGACCAAACTTGGTCACTTTATTTTCATGAATTACCTTAGCAAAACCACCAAATCCCAAGTAATCAAACCTTGCCTTTAAACTCTGATAGTCAGTCACAACAGAGATGGTATTTTCAGTGTTGTTGACACTGAGCGAAATCTGAAAACCAGATTTTGCATTATCCATGAGTCTACAGTCAGAAACATTGACATACGGGCCATAGAAAAGGTAAACAATCCTTGTAAGCATGTTTTTCATTGGAAAGGTAACATTTACAAACTGAGTCCATCGCTTTTTGAATTCAGCAGCTTGTTCAGCCTCCTGTATCCTAGCAATAGGACTATTCCCATGATGATCAAACCAAAACATCTTGTAGTGGGCATCCCACACATCCATCATAGCTCCATTGTACTTGTTCTTAAACTTATAGGGTATGTATTTAAAATCAATGTCAAGATTATGAAAAAAGGCACTGACTGAATTAACAGGAGAGTCTTCCTCCTTCTCGATATGGTCAACTACTAACAATGTCTGAGaatttaaaagcagcaaaatgcGATACACACTTTTCAGTTTCATAGCTGATGTGTAAGCAGATACTGCCTCACCACTCACAAACATCATGTCACCAGCCTGGGAGGCTGTTATAATTTCTCCAGCTGAGTCTCCAACCTCATCACCAATCCATTTCAGCCACTGGGCACACTCACCAAGCTGTCCTTCCCAAGGCTGGTTGCACTGGCTTGTAGGAGATGGAGCGAACACCAAGACATTGTTAAGGTGGCTAAGTTTAGGACCATAAAGAGCCTCAGACACAAACACCTGTCCATTGGGAGCAAAAGTAAAGGAGTTCTGATCAGGATGTTCATGCCCCGGATTGAAACTTCTCCACCCATCAATCCATCTATAGGGTTGAAAGTGAACAATATCATAGACAGCACGTCCACCGAGTTTCCCAGATTTGAAGGATACAAAGGTGTTTGTCTGACTGTTTGGCAATCCAGCCCCATAAGTAACAACTCCCCAGTTAGGAAACACATGCATTTTAGCAGTACCGTAGTCTGGAGGTGGCTGAGGAGTGATTTCAGCAGCATACCATATGAATTCAGTATGCAATGTACTCCACCTCTGTGCAGTGGATGGCACCATTGGCCCATCCTTGGGTCTGTGTTTTCTAATTTGCTGTGCCAGCCAGTTACCAGCTCCATTCTTCATGATGAACTTATCCAAGAAAACCAGTTGGCTCTCAGGACCATAAAACCAGTTGTAATTAGAATCTGCAACACCCACAGTTCTCTGGAAGCCTGGTAGTAGGGTGGCATAATAAAACCAAAAGTGCATTTTCAGCCAGTTATTCTCCAAGTTGTTAATACCGAAGTGTCGCTGAGCCAGGAAAACATACTGGGTTACTGACTTGGCTGTGTAACTCCCATAAGCTACTCCCTCATCCAGAGACCCATCTACAATATGATTGAGGAGAAACATTGTTTTCTCCATCACATCAACAACAGTGTGTTTCCAAATATTCGCCTGAGATCCTTTGTCCACTCCAGCTACTAAAGCCCCAATAAGCAAGGCAAGCATATTGGTTGCTTGGTGATTATGGAGAAGCTGCTTTCCCCAGGAACGAACCTTGGAGTACTCATACATTTCCTCGCTCACAGACCATATCTTCTCCAAGTATTTTTGCCTTCTCTCATTTTCCAGTGAATTATACAAGAAGTCAAAAGCAGTGGCAAATCCTGTTAGGGAGTGACCGAGTGGCACTTCATCTCCAGGAGCATTTTCAACCAACCAGTTTTTGTATCCAGCCATTCTATCCATATATTCTAGGGCAAAATCAAATGCAGCTTTATCTTCGGGGCACAGCAAACAGTAGAAGGCTAGAGGGGGTAGGTTGTTACCATAAATCTCATTCCACTTGGCTGCAAAATCAATGTGCTTGGGTGGAGGTAGGTAGTATAAAGGGTTGGACAGCATAACCATCACCGCACttctgatggctctgaagagaTGCAAATGGCTTGTACGAGCCTTTTGCCTCAGTGCCTGAACATCCTGAGCATCAAAATACAAGCTTGGATGAAGAACTGTTCTTTTCAGCTTCTGCTCAGCACTAAGACCTTCAAGTTGCTGTTTTTCATGTTGATCTACATTTTCTATGAAAGTCACCCAATCAGAGTAATTGCTTACAGATTCTTCAAAAGTGAAGACATCAAACACCATTAATGCTAGAAACAGAGTATGCCCCGTGAACATCAGAGCCATGATCCATTAGGCAGCTCCTCTTCCCCAGACATACATTTCTTCAAAAAGCAGTAGTCAGATATCAAACTTTCATCcagtttgttaaaaaaataatatcttaAGGCATATTTTTATGAGAAAAGACTTATTGTGTACTGTGCATTACAACAAAGGCTCAGACTACTTGCAATTGAGATACAACATTTAAATGACAAGGCTCTTGGAAAATTAAATCTCAGGTGCCTTGTCTGTTCACACTTTTCTCAAATACAACACTATAATCATAAGCACTAAAATCAGGGAAAAAGTAAAATCTCTACAATATGCATATAAAGCACAGATCAACTGCACAGTAACAGACTGAAACACTATCTCTTGGTAACTTGAAAAGCATGATCTAAAACGGGAATTGGAGTAATATGTTTGCTCTCTTGAAAAGCTTTCAATCAGGCCAAATTCCACTTTTAGAGCTGACGAAAACTCCACTGATCacaaaattatataatttattcaAAACAATATGTTATATTTGATAAAACAGGGAATATACAACATTTTGAAACTAGATTCCAAAATTGAAGTTACTGTCTTCAGTCTTTGccttttttcaattttcttacACACTCTTTCCATCTTTCTCTTTTGGGATTCATGGAGGgatggaaaggaaaacaataatttaaaaaaatcaacatagATTCTCCATTAGATCCTTTTGATGAAACTGCAATGCTTTTAACCACTAttcttctctgtttgtgaaAGATGCATCTGAATTAAGAGTCATACTGACATATTttcaaatcttttaaaatattttcttcagctaGTGATGCCCAAATTTGGCCTCGATGATTCAAAAAATCCCGATTTTTTCCATTATGatgcaaaaggaaaacatgTGAAAGAGGCAGAAAGCCAATACTTTCTTGTAAGAAGATCAGTTTCAGGTTTCCTTTCACTTCGCATGTAGGTTCTTTCTGTGGAAACAGAAGCAAAAGTTCTCTGAAACTGTGTAGATGTCAGAACATAGTTAAAGTAGTTTGGTTAACAAACTGCTACTAAGTTTATAGGAAAGATGAGTTCattcatcttttcttttaaggaactcaagaaataaaagaaggagCATTTTCAAAGTTCCACAAAATTTACCCTTGGCAAAAGAGCAATTCAGATTGGCTACTCAAGCCCCCTTTATTTCACCATTTCCAGCGTGAACATGAGGTCCCAGGGAATATTTTCCAGCTACGCTACCAGGAGCTACTCATGGAAATAAATCTGACACGCGCCTCCGAAATTCAATTCAGCTCGAATTAAAACAGAAGCACAC belongs to Taeniopygia guttata chromosome 2, bTaeGut7.mat, whole genome shotgun sequence and includes:
- the DSEL gene encoding dermatan-sulfate epimerase-like protein — translated: MALMFTGHTLFLALMVFDVFTFEESVSNYSDWVTFIENVDQHEKQQLEGLSAEQKLKRTVLHPSLYFDAQDVQALRQKARTSHLHLFRAIRSAVMVMLSNPLYYLPPPKHIDFAAKWNEIYGNNLPPLAFYCLLCPEDKAAFDFALEYMDRMAGYKNWLVENAPGDEVPLGHSLTGFATAFDFLYNSLENERRQKYLEKIWSVSEEMYEYSKVRSWGKQLLHNHQATNMLALLIGALVAGVDKGSQANIWKHTVVDVMEKTMFLLNHIVDGSLDEGVAYGSYTAKSVTQYVFLAQRHFGINNLENNWLKMHFWFYYATLLPGFQRTVGVADSNYNWFYGPESQLVFLDKFIMKNGAGNWLAQQIRKHRPKDGPMVPSTAQRWSTLHTEFIWYAAEITPQPPPDYGTAKMHVFPNWGVVTYGAGLPNSQTNTFVSFKSGKLGGRAVYDIVHFQPYRWIDGWRSFNPGHEHPDQNSFTFAPNGQVFVSEALYGPKLSHLNNVLVFAPSPTSQCNQPWEGQLGECAQWLKWIGDEVGDSAGEIITASQAGDMMFVSGEAVSAYTSAMKLKSVYRILLLLNSQTLLVVDHIEKEEDSPVNSVSAFFHNLDIDFKYIPYKFKNKYNGAMMDVWDAHYKMFWFDHHGNSPIARIQEAEQAAEFKKRWTQFVNVTFPMKNMLTRIVYLFYGPYVNVSDCRLMDNAKSGFQISLSVNNTENTISVVTDYQSLKARFDYLGFGGFAKVIHENKVTKFGLGTESVKKDMKNNRVVFPFGFKVNIIAGLILGVSLVILAFQWRFYISFGKMLRWILILVVTLWLIELVDVWSMCTQPICAKWSTDMTRLERDKGNKAKQLEGNPVVLPDVIITSLPTSGAEILKQLFFNTSDFLYIRIPTPYLEIPETEFEIDSFVDPCEWKVSDVQNGNFRLIQGWLQSLVQDTKLHLQNIHLYEASRSKIAQHSALSKDKKKRSKKRESLLEQRNRARGSQEKDAEYIRELRRHLVYYPNARPVLSLTSGSWTLKLPFFQEILGPSMRALYVVRDPRAWVYSMLYKNKPSLYSLKNIPQHVAAMFKGENGKEKCSLNEGYASEFESLRKEISNSNSNAISLLSYLWLANTAAAMRINRDLLPTNYQLVKFEDIVSFPQKTAETIFAFLGIPLPPANLNQILFATSTSLFYLPYEGEISPSSIHAWKQNMPHEEIRQIEDICCSLMDHLGYPKFIE